One Tolypothrix bouteillei VB521301 DNA window includes the following coding sequences:
- a CDS encoding aliphatic sulfonate ABC transporter substrate-binding protein, translating into MTHSIRIGVHVNNLSVFTLSRKPELLKDLLEPTGVSAQWLPETGGHQTVKLLKTAEIDIGATGTTPPILAQAQGVPIVYLATSQPRPVQGAIVVLENSPIQSVSDLKDKTVSLSEGSYQQHLLAIALDKVGLTYQNVKTIPHTADSLQAFLNGEIDAWITSDLHLAQVQKTHQVRVLLYSSELFSNRSVYFTHRTFAEQHPDVLSAFIRALERVDRWIATHFTEAAELLAKEINNGIDARGWEQSLRKRPWGLVPPSQEFIAEQQYAADVFYRFGLLPKSINVSEALLTDPLSVFEANLALASR; encoded by the coding sequence ATGACTCATTCAATTCGCATCGGTGTCCATGTCAATAACCTCTCAGTATTTACACTCAGCAGAAAACCTGAGTTATTAAAAGATTTGCTTGAGCCAACGGGAGTATCAGCACAGTGGCTCCCAGAAACAGGTGGGCATCAAACAGTAAAGCTCTTAAAAACAGCAGAAATTGATATTGGTGCAACAGGTACAACTCCACCAATTTTGGCACAGGCTCAGGGAGTACCAATCGTTTATTTGGCTACATCTCAACCTCGCCCAGTTCAGGGAGCAATTGTTGTCCTGGAAAATTCGCCCATTCAAAGTGTGAGCGATTTGAAAGACAAGACTGTCAGTTTAAGTGAAGGGTCTTACCAACAACATTTACTAGCGATCGCTCTAGATAAAGTAGGGCTTACCTATCAAAATGTCAAAACCATCCCCCACACGGCTGATTCACTCCAAGCCTTTCTCAATGGTGAAATAGATGCTTGGATAACATCAGATCTACATTTGGCACAAGTTCAGAAAACCCATCAAGTGAGAGTACTGCTTTACAGTTCTGAGCTATTTAGCAATCGCTCTGTTTACTTTACCCATCGCACTTTTGCCGAGCAACACCCAGATGTCTTGTCAGCTTTTATCCGAGCACTAGAACGAGTCGATCGCTGGATTGCCACTCATTTTACTGAAGCAGCCGAACTACTAGCCAAAGAAATTAACAACGGCATTGATGCCCGAGGCTGGGAACAGTCTCTAAGAAAAAGACCTTGGGGTCTTGTCCCACCTTCGCAAGAGTTTATTGCCGAACAACAATACGCAGCTGATGTTTTCTATCGTTTTGGTTTGCTGCCCAAGAGTATTAATGTTTCTGAAGCACTATTGACCGATCCCCTGAGTGTCTTTGAAGCCAATCTTGCTTTAGCTAGCAGATAG
- a CDS encoding class I SAM-dependent methyltransferase family protein: MPKDWLEWHDLYNTEPKLQQRLEIVREYISYSLDASPAGRIRVVSVCAGDGRDLLGTLANHPRAQEVYARLVELNPNLVERGKATIESLGLAKQIEFINGDATISANYVGAVPADIVIVCGVFGNLADEAELKRLLDNLRFLSKQGAFAIWTRGHSNGIPYSENVRKFLQAFEFEEVKFKLTATGDMGVGINRYIGENLPAPKEQQLFVFSGIPNKAR; encoded by the coding sequence ATGCCAAAAGATTGGTTGGAATGGCACGATCTCTATAATACGGAACCAAAATTACAACAGCGTCTGGAAATCGTGCGGGAATACATATCCTACAGCTTGGATGCATCTCCAGCAGGAAGAATCCGCGTAGTGAGTGTTTGTGCTGGTGATGGACGGGATTTATTAGGAACCCTAGCAAATCACCCCCGCGCTCAAGAGGTTTATGCAAGACTCGTTGAACTCAACCCGAATCTAGTTGAACGTGGAAAAGCAACTATAGAATCATTAGGTTTAGCAAAGCAAATTGAATTTATCAATGGTGATGCAACTATCTCCGCTAACTATGTAGGAGCAGTACCAGCAGACATCGTTATTGTGTGTGGTGTCTTCGGCAATTTAGCCGATGAAGCCGAGCTCAAACGGTTGCTAGACAATTTGAGGTTTCTAAGCAAACAAGGTGCTTTTGCTATCTGGACTCGGGGACACTCTAACGGAATTCCCTACTCCGAGAATGTGCGGAAATTTTTGCAAGCGTTTGAATTTGAAGAAGTGAAGTTCAAACTTACCGCTACGGGAGACATGGGTGTAGGTATTAACCGTTACATTGGTGAAAATTTACCCGCACCTAAAGAGCAACAGTTATTTGTATTTTCTGGCATTCCCAATAAAGCGAGGTAA
- a CDS encoding sulfonate ABC transporter substrate-binding protein: protein MSKKLLSVRFRGIFSSLLQRLSRIRILALFFTVGLILSPAVSVFSFSNTSHSGLTLAQNRANQSVVIRIGYQKAATVLNALKTKKDLEKALPAGSKVTWTEFPAGPPMLEAINAGSIDFGYTGESPPIFAQAAGTPLVYVAYDPWSPKAEAIIVPKNSPIKTVADLKGKRVAFAKGSNTNYLVVKALEKAGLKYSDIKPAFLTPPDARAAFEGNNVDAWAIWDPYLAAAVAATGARTLTDGTGLVSNRGYYLAAKSFVQKQPSALKTVLAQVKKISDWAQKNPTDVAKFLSPELGIDAAVLEIAERRRKYGVLPMTKEVIAGQQQVADAFYKIKLLPKQVSVKEIVWQGS, encoded by the coding sequence ATGTCGAAAAAACTCTTATCAGTCAGATTTCGGGGAATTTTCAGTAGCTTATTACAGAGACTATCTAGAATTCGTATATTGGCTCTATTCTTTACAGTAGGACTAATCTTGAGTCCGGCTGTCTCTGTTTTTTCTTTCAGCAATACAAGTCACTCTGGGCTAACGCTAGCACAGAATCGGGCAAATCAAAGCGTTGTGATTCGCATTGGCTACCAAAAAGCAGCAACTGTTCTTAACGCTTTGAAGACAAAAAAAGACTTAGAGAAAGCTTTGCCTGCTGGTTCTAAAGTGACATGGACAGAATTTCCAGCAGGTCCGCCAATGTTAGAGGCAATCAATGCTGGAAGTATTGATTTTGGGTACACAGGTGAATCACCGCCTATATTTGCCCAAGCAGCTGGTACTCCCTTGGTTTATGTTGCTTACGATCCTTGGAGCCCAAAAGCAGAGGCTATCATCGTACCGAAAAATTCACCCATCAAAACTGTAGCGGATCTTAAAGGCAAAAGAGTGGCTTTTGCAAAAGGCTCAAATACTAACTATCTAGTGGTAAAAGCTTTAGAAAAAGCAGGATTAAAGTACAGCGATATTAAGCCAGCTTTTCTCACACCTCCCGATGCTCGTGCAGCATTTGAAGGTAACAATGTGGATGCGTGGGCTATTTGGGACCCGTATTTAGCTGCTGCTGTCGCTGCGACAGGCGCACGCACTCTGACTGATGGAACGGGACTTGTATCGAATCGCGGTTATTATCTTGCAGCCAAATCTTTTGTCCAGAAGCAACCATCAGCGTTAAAAACAGTTCTGGCTCAAGTGAAAAAAATCAGTGACTGGGCGCAAAAGAATCCCACAGATGTCGCGAAATTTCTCTCGCCAGAATTGGGTATTGATGCTGCTGTCTTGGAGATCGCTGAAAGGCGGCGCAAATATGGAGTACTACCGATGACAAAAGAAGTTATCGCTGGACAACAGCAAGTAGCTGATGCTTTCTACAAAATCAAGCTCTTGCCAAAACAAGTTTCTGTCAAGGAAATTGTTTGGCAGGGTAGTTAA
- a CDS encoding EamA family transporter, whose product MKTQFVKNPTIRAKEWMLLFILSLLWGGSYFFIKIVLVELQPFTVVLGRVSFAAIANLIYFRILAVAGATNASLVTFLIPISALLLGVFVLGERLDWNTFAGMSLIFTGLAAIDGRLLRLP is encoded by the coding sequence ATGAAAACCCAATTTGTCAAGAACCCAACTATAAGAGCTAAAGAATGGATGCTCCTCTTCATTCTGTCTTTATTATGGGGCGGTTCTTACTTTTTTATTAAAATTGTTCTTGTGGAACTCCAACCGTTTACGGTAGTATTAGGTCGTGTTAGCTTTGCTGCGATCGCTAACTTAATTTATTTCCGTATACTTGCTGTTGCAGGTGCAACTAACGCCTCGTTGGTAACGTTTTTGATTCCAATCAGTGCGCTCTTACTTGGTGTATTTGTCCTTGGAGAAAGGTTGGATTGGAATACTTTTGCAGGTATGTCACTCATTTTTACAGGATTAGCCGCTATTGACGGAAGGCTCTTGAGATTACCATAA
- the maiA gene encoding maleylacetoacetate isomerase gives MLELYSYYRSTASYRVRIALELKKIPYLYKSVSELRKGKPEFTIKYQKINPQKLVPTLIDGEAVITQSLAIVEYLEECYPQPALLPSDIFARAYTRQIALLIACDIHPLNIMRVRKYLTEPIGLNQAEKMNWYHHWLGEGLNALENILDNSRFCSNFCYGDTPTIADVFLVPQVYNAERFKYPLEPYPHIRRIYEICMTHPAFIAAQPHLQPDIVEYNPEDEY, from the coding sequence GTGTTAGAACTTTATAGCTACTATCGTTCAACAGCTTCATATAGAGTCAGGATTGCACTAGAGTTAAAGAAAATTCCTTATTTGTATAAAAGTGTTTCTGAATTAAGAAAAGGTAAACCAGAGTTTACAATAAAATACCAAAAAATTAATCCTCAAAAATTGGTTCCTACCCTTATTGATGGTGAAGCTGTTATTACCCAGTCATTAGCAATTGTTGAATATCTAGAAGAATGTTATCCGCAACCTGCACTTTTACCATCAGACATTTTTGCACGAGCTTATACAAGACAAATTGCCCTTTTGATAGCTTGCGATATCCATCCCTTAAACATCATGAGAGTTCGTAAATACTTGACTGAACCGATAGGTTTAAATCAAGCTGAAAAAATGAATTGGTATCATCACTGGCTGGGGGAAGGTCTAAACGCACTTGAAAATATTCTAGATAACAGTAGATTTTGCAGCAATTTTTGTTATGGTGATACTCCAACAATCGCGGATGTATTTCTCGTACCTCAGGTTTATAATGCCGAGCGATTTAAATACCCTTTAGAGCCATATCCTCATATTCGCCGAATTTATGAAATATGTATGACTCATCCCGCATTTATTGCCGCACAACCGCATTTACAACCTGATATTGTGGAGTACAATCCAGAGGATGAATATTAA
- a CDS encoding ABC transporter substrate-binding protein: protein MTSIKRRHVLSLSLSTVASFAYKSLASTREATSYAVDLAQANPGSTNTSKNASKLRLGFQPPYVTVFAMREQKLLEKAFAGQPTSFEYRRMLSLKPVTEALAAGALDLGLGGTPIPAIAAGLPIRVIALVERSPKTHALLVRPNSPIKSIKDLKDKKIGTPTGRSHLLVVRVLESIGLKDTDVKWVQLENDVGRAALLSGAIDVWATWDPFYASVQVAKEAIAIADGTQYVLNYVALFGRTEYIEQNPETVRRFLKAYQQAVNWVKQNRQKAVEILVRENKLAPEAAALTLSRRNILLQPPNQEYRTDLVNQSKLLARLGLIKQEPDWSQAIDTKLATSIKT from the coding sequence ATGACTTCTATTAAACGCCGTCACGTACTAAGTCTGAGCCTTTCAACAGTTGCTTCATTCGCTTATAAGTCCCTCGCTTCCACACGCGAAGCAACATCTTATGCAGTAGATTTAGCTCAAGCAAATCCAGGCTCAACCAACACGAGCAAGAATGCGTCAAAATTGCGTCTCGGCTTTCAGCCACCTTATGTGACAGTGTTTGCAATGCGAGAGCAAAAACTATTGGAGAAGGCATTTGCGGGACAGCCAACTAGTTTTGAATACCGCCGAATGCTGTCGCTGAAGCCAGTTACCGAAGCATTAGCAGCCGGAGCTTTAGATCTGGGTTTAGGTGGTACGCCAATCCCCGCCATCGCAGCAGGCTTACCTATTCGTGTTATTGCCCTCGTTGAGCGCAGCCCGAAAACCCATGCCTTACTAGTTCGACCTAACTCGCCTATCAAAAGTATTAAGGATTTGAAGGATAAGAAAATAGGGACGCCTACCGGACGAAGCCATTTATTGGTAGTGCGAGTACTAGAAAGCATTGGACTAAAAGATACTGACGTAAAGTGGGTTCAGTTAGAAAATGATGTAGGTCGTGCAGCATTGCTATCGGGAGCGATCGATGTTTGGGCAACCTGGGACCCCTTTTATGCCAGCGTACAAGTCGCGAAAGAGGCAATTGCGATCGCAGACGGGACTCAATATGTTTTGAACTATGTGGCGCTGTTTGGACGCACAGAGTATATAGAACAGAATCCAGAGACTGTGCGACGGTTTCTTAAAGCCTATCAACAAGCAGTAAACTGGGTCAAACAAAACCGTCAGAAAGCAGTAGAGATCTTAGTTAGAGAAAATAAACTTGCGCCGGAAGCCGCTGCTTTAACACTGTCGCGTCGTAACATACTGTTGCAGCCGCCCAATCAAGAGTATCGCACCGACCTTGTAAATCAGTCAAAACTACTGGCTCGTTTGGGACTTATCAAACAGGAGCCAGATTGGAGTCAGGCGATCGACACAAAATTGGCTACATCTATTAAAACCTGA
- a CDS encoding nitroreductase family protein: protein MTHKLAATEYPIHDLIRRRWSPRAFADRPVEQEKLLTLLEAARWAPSSYNHQPWSFIVATKDDPTEHKRLLSTLAELNQGWAKNAPVLILAVAKLYFDDGRVNRHALHDVGLALENLVIQATAFGLSVHQIAGFNVESARKQYKIPEGYEPTTALAVGYPGDPQSLSNELRERELAPRIRKPLKQLVFFGEWGKASPLLAASSHR from the coding sequence ATGACACACAAACTCGCAGCAACAGAATATCCCATTCATGACTTGATTCGCCGTCGCTGGAGCCCCAGAGCATTTGCCGACCGTCCTGTTGAGCAGGAAAAACTACTTACCCTGTTAGAAGCAGCTCGTTGGGCACCTTCTTCCTACAACCATCAGCCCTGGAGTTTTATCGTTGCTACCAAAGATGACCCAACGGAGCACAAGCGTTTACTCAGTACTTTAGCTGAATTGAATCAAGGTTGGGCAAAAAATGCTCCCGTGTTAATACTCGCCGTTGCTAAACTGTATTTTGATGATGGAAGAGTAAATCGTCATGCGCTACATGATGTCGGACTTGCATTAGAAAATTTAGTGATTCAAGCCACCGCTTTTGGTTTATCGGTCCATCAGATAGCAGGATTCAATGTGGAGAGCGCTAGAAAACAATATAAGATTCCTGAAGGCTATGAGCCTACTACAGCACTTGCAGTCGGTTATCCTGGCGATCCCCAAAGCCTTTCCAATGAGCTACGCGAACGAGAACTAGCACCTCGCATCCGCAAGCCTTTGAAGCAGTTGGTGTTTTTTGGAGAGTGGGGAAAAGCTTCACCTCTGCTGGCAGCAAGCAGCCATCGCTAA
- a CDS encoding FAD-dependent oxidoreductase, whose product MSVNQLAHKQLSTTNSAQNLETDVLVIGGGPAGTWAAWSAATSGAKVVLVDKGYCGTSGAAAASGNGVWYIPPEVEQRESAMASREAMGGFLANRHWMTRVLDRTYDNINSLADWGYPFRVDNNGMAIRRSLQGPDYMRFMRKKIKQAGVKILDNSPALELLVDAENTVAGASGINRQSGERWKIRAGAVVIATGGCAFLSKALGCNVLTGDGLLMAAEVGADFSGMEFSNAYAISPSFSSVTKTRYYDWASFTYEDGTVIEGAGSKRGRSVIAKTLLTQPVYARLDQGVDEETKAWMRASQPNFFVVFDRAGIDPFTQRFPITLRLEGTVRGTGGIRIVDDTCATSVSGLYAAGDAATRELICGGFTGGGSHNAAWAMSSGYWSGQSAATYALSLGEKATQRKVRGVGEVGLQSEGNHTLSPDEAISAVQAEVFPYDRNLFRTDSGLSASLDKLNDLWQYLRNSQTPTDNKVIRMREAAAMVATARWMYNSGLQRQETRGMHKRMDYPQQDPNQQYRLLSGGVDTIWVKPEPAVASKQLVAV is encoded by the coding sequence GTGAGCGTAAATCAATTAGCCCACAAACAGCTATCTACTACTAACTCCGCTCAAAATTTAGAGACGGATGTCTTGGTGATTGGTGGTGGTCCTGCAGGTACTTGGGCAGCTTGGAGTGCAGCAACCAGTGGTGCAAAAGTCGTTTTGGTAGATAAGGGTTACTGCGGTACAAGTGGTGCAGCCGCAGCATCAGGAAATGGTGTGTGGTACATTCCACCAGAGGTCGAACAACGCGAATCAGCAATGGCAAGTCGGGAAGCAATGGGAGGATTTCTTGCCAACCGCCATTGGATGACTCGCGTTTTAGATCGAACTTACGACAATATTAATTCACTGGCAGATTGGGGTTATCCCTTTCGAGTTGATAATAACGGAATGGCCATCCGTCGCTCTTTGCAAGGTCCGGATTACATGCGCTTCATGCGGAAAAAGATTAAGCAAGCAGGAGTGAAAATTTTAGACAACAGTCCAGCTTTAGAGCTGCTTGTAGATGCAGAAAATACTGTTGCAGGCGCATCGGGTATTAACCGCCAATCTGGAGAACGTTGGAAAATCCGAGCAGGGGCAGTTGTTATTGCGACAGGAGGTTGTGCTTTCTTAAGTAAGGCTCTCGGTTGTAATGTGCTGACTGGAGATGGTCTGTTAATGGCAGCAGAGGTTGGTGCAGATTTCTCTGGTATGGAATTTTCTAATGCTTATGCTATTTCTCCTAGCTTTTCCTCTGTCACCAAAACTCGTTACTATGACTGGGCATCCTTTACCTACGAAGATGGCACGGTCATAGAAGGTGCAGGCTCCAAGCGCGGTCGCTCTGTCATTGCCAAAACTTTGCTGACTCAGCCAGTTTATGCCCGCCTCGACCAAGGTGTCGATGAAGAAACCAAAGCATGGATGCGGGCGTCTCAGCCTAACTTTTTTGTTGTCTTCGATCGCGCTGGAATTGACCCCTTTACCCAACGCTTCCCCATCACTTTACGCTTAGAAGGAACTGTACGCGGTACGGGAGGAATTCGGATTGTAGATGACACCTGCGCCACTTCAGTCAGCGGGCTTTACGCTGCGGGAGATGCTGCAACGAGAGAGCTAATATGTGGTGGATTTACGGGTGGAGGTAGCCACAATGCAGCTTGGGCAATGTCATCTGGGTACTGGTCCGGTCAGTCAGCAGCTACCTATGCTTTGAGTTTGGGAGAGAAAGCAACGCAGCGCAAAGTACGAGGCGTGGGTGAAGTTGGATTGCAAAGTGAGGGCAACCATACTTTATCTCCGGATGAAGCGATTTCAGCCGTTCAAGCCGAAGTTTTTCCTTACGATCGCAATTTATTCCGTACTGACTCAGGCTTAAGTGCATCTCTAGACAAACTTAATGACCTCTGGCAATATCTCCGCAACAGCCAAACTCCTACCGATAACAAAGTCATCCGCATGCGAGAAGCTGCAGCAATGGTCGCCACGGCTCGTTGGATGTACAACAGTGGTTTGCAACGTCAAGAAACTAGAGGAATGCACAAACGGATGGATTATCCCCAGCAAGACCCAAACCAGCAGTATCGGCTGTTAAGTGGAGGAGTAGACACAATTTGGGTCAAACCCGAACCGGCAGTTGCAAGCAAGCAATTAGTTGCAGTGTGA
- a CDS encoding CmcJ/NvfI family oxidoreductase, with amino-acid sequence MSSSNQVLDRPISKGLPFVEANLNYLVPMAERPVNYTYEPPSGIPRHNGTYQTHKFPIYNARSISENITLDREGFGLKEHNTSVRNFYDEDEVRHVYYPEAEQLLKEVTGATRVAIFDHTLRNVQRMKPGENNIKEPAKRVHNDFTAKSGYTRARLELAARGIDNIDELLQQRFAIINVWRAIASPIQESPLAVCDAQSIATTDLVATDLVYRDRVGETYALLHNPRHQWFYFPQMHRNEALFIKCFDSAEDGRARFAGHTAFNDPTSPPDAPPRESIELRTFVFYPA; translated from the coding sequence ATGAGTTCAAGCAATCAAGTTTTAGACAGACCGATTTCCAAAGGCTTGCCCTTTGTAGAGGCAAACCTCAATTACTTAGTCCCTATGGCAGAAAGACCTGTCAATTACACTTACGAACCGCCATCAGGGATTCCCAGGCATAATGGAACTTATCAGACACACAAATTTCCAATTTACAATGCTCGTTCCATCTCAGAGAACATAACTCTGGATCGAGAAGGCTTTGGCTTGAAAGAGCATAATACTAGCGTGCGGAACTTTTATGACGAAGATGAGGTACGCCACGTTTACTACCCAGAAGCAGAGCAATTATTGAAAGAAGTAACGGGTGCAACACGGGTAGCGATCTTCGACCATACTCTTCGTAACGTCCAAAGGATGAAGCCAGGAGAGAATAATATTAAAGAACCTGCCAAACGCGTACACAACGATTTTACTGCCAAATCCGGCTATACTCGCGCACGCTTGGAATTAGCAGCAAGAGGGATTGATAATATTGACGAGCTATTGCAACAACGCTTCGCCATCATCAATGTTTGGCGGGCGATCGCTTCTCCAATCCAAGAGTCACCATTAGCAGTATGTGACGCGCAAAGTATTGCAACAACAGATCTTGTGGCTACTGACCTTGTTTATCGCGATCGCGTTGGTGAAACTTATGCGCTCTTACACAATCCGAGACATCAGTGGTTCTACTTCCCACAAATGCACAGAAATGAGGCACTCTTCATTAAGTGTTTCGACTCTGCAGAAGATGGACGCGCACGTTTTGCAGGTCATACAGCCTTTAACGATCCGACAAGCCCACCAGATGCTCCACCACGGGAAAGTATCGAACTGCGAACATTCGTTTTTTATCCCGCATAG
- a CDS encoding sulfite exporter TauE/SafE family protein encodes MRHLTMLSTIAPQLLTLPHTLLLFSTAFIAGGLNAVAGGGSFITFPALIFTGVPPVVANATNNAAIWVAALASAGAYRKDLGIKRQVFLLLCGISLVGGVIGSLALLYTSADFFKKLIPYLLLLATLVFTFGDFFRKWLQIQSQKSSPESVPLRNLVLAQLAIAIYGGFFGAGLGILMLATLSFLGIKSIHTMNAFKTFLGSCVNGIAIVPFIFAGVIAWQQAILMAVGGSLGGYVSAHYARQLDPQMIRRVVIIVAFSMTIYFFIYG; translated from the coding sequence ATGCGTCACTTAACAATGCTAAGTACCATCGCTCCCCAACTCTTAACTCTTCCTCATACTTTACTTCTTTTTAGCACTGCTTTCATTGCAGGCGGATTAAATGCTGTAGCGGGTGGTGGTAGCTTTATTACCTTTCCAGCCCTCATTTTTACGGGTGTACCGCCAGTTGTAGCAAATGCTACAAATAATGCTGCTATATGGGTAGCTGCTTTAGCAAGTGCTGGAGCTTACCGGAAAGATTTAGGAATCAAACGGCAAGTTTTTTTGCTCTTATGTGGCATAAGCCTGGTTGGCGGTGTTATCGGCTCCTTAGCTTTGTTGTATACTTCGGCTGATTTTTTTAAAAAACTGATCCCTTATTTATTACTGTTAGCAACACTAGTATTTACTTTTGGTGATTTTTTCAGGAAATGGCTTCAGATTCAAAGCCAGAAGTCATCTCCTGAATCCGTACCTTTACGAAATTTAGTGTTGGCTCAACTAGCGATCGCTATCTATGGGGGTTTCTTCGGTGCGGGGTTGGGGATTTTAATGCTAGCTACCTTATCGTTTTTAGGTATCAAAAGTATTCATACTATGAATGCCTTTAAAACGTTTTTGGGGAGTTGTGTAAACGGCATTGCGATTGTCCCATTTATTTTTGCAGGTGTCATTGCTTGGCAGCAAGCAATTTTAATGGCTGTAGGCGGTTCGTTGGGAGGTTATGTCAGCGCTCATTACGCACGTCAACTAGACCCCCAAATGATTCGGAGAGTTGTCATAATCGTTGCTTTTAGCATGACTATTTACTTTTTCATTTACGGTTAG
- a CDS encoding D-2-hydroxyacid dehydrogenase, whose product MKIVLPIELAADIEPLLPSDITYVHIDSDGNFEGDPREAEVYLNGFQLKNTTLHKVLAAAPGIRWQHTPSSGVNHILTPTFLKHDIVLTNGSGVHAIPMAEFVLNFMLFYAKKVQKLQELQMNHYWYKWLELEELYNKTLLIIGTGNIGQEIALRAKAFGMRIWGSRRHPEPLPNFDKIVGVNEWRSLLPQADYVVVATPLTPKTKGLIDAEALRLMRPSAYLINIARGAIVDESALLTALGEGWIAGAGLDTFETEPLPPESPFWSLSNVFITPHCSALTPQLRQRIVALFLDNLARYRSDQPLRNVVDKTVGY is encoded by the coding sequence GTGAAGATCGTTCTACCCATAGAACTAGCTGCTGATATCGAGCCACTGTTACCCTCAGACATTACATATGTGCATATAGACAGTGATGGTAACTTTGAAGGCGATCCACGGGAAGCTGAAGTTTATCTCAATGGGTTTCAGTTGAAAAATACGACCCTCCATAAAGTACTGGCAGCAGCGCCTGGAATTCGCTGGCAGCATACACCAAGTTCTGGCGTGAATCATATCCTCACGCCTACTTTTTTAAAACATGATATAGTTCTTACAAATGGTTCGGGAGTTCATGCCATTCCTATGGCAGAATTTGTGCTGAACTTCATGCTTTTTTACGCAAAAAAAGTTCAAAAATTGCAAGAGTTACAGATGAACCACTACTGGTATAAGTGGTTGGAACTGGAAGAATTGTACAACAAAACTCTGTTAATTATTGGTACGGGAAATATTGGTCAAGAAATTGCCCTGCGTGCCAAAGCTTTTGGAATGAGAATTTGGGGTAGCCGCCGACATCCCGAACCATTACCAAATTTTGACAAAATAGTTGGTGTCAATGAGTGGCGATCGCTTCTTCCACAGGCAGATTATGTAGTTGTTGCGACACCTCTTACTCCAAAAACCAAAGGATTAATAGATGCAGAAGCATTACGGTTAATGCGTCCGAGTGCTTATTTAATTAATATTGCTCGGGGTGCAATTGTAGATGAATCAGCATTGCTCACTGCTCTGGGAGAAGGTTGGATTGCAGGTGCTGGATTAGACACCTTTGAAACAGAACCATTACCACCAGAAAGCCCTTTTTGGTCTTTATCCAATGTATTTATTACTCCTCATTGTTCGGCACTAACTCCACAATTGCGTCAGCGTATTGTAGCATTATTTCTTGATAATTTAGCACGCTATCGTAGCGATCAACCTTTACGCAATGTTGTAGATAAAACAGTGGGTTATTAA